Within Gemmatimonadaceae bacterium, the genomic segment GGCACGAGGCATGCGTTCAGTCGGTCCGTCGTTGCGGTGGCAGTGGCCATTCGCGACGGCTTGCACTGTGTGTCGATTGGCGGTATCGGTGCGCGCCCGTTTATCGCGGGACGCGTCTCCACGTCGCTGGATGCCCGTGTGGCCATTGCGTCGGCCCTTGACGCCGAGTGCCGCGTCGTCGCCATACCCGGGAGTACGAACGCCCATCGGGATCTTGCCGAGGCGCTCATCGATCGCGCGCGCCGGCGAGCGTCGCGGGCACGGACACGAGGTGAGGCGTGAAGGTCTCACTTCAGGTGAATGACGAACTTGTCTCCAGGGAGATCGAACCCGGCACCACACTGCTGGAGATGCTGCGATCCGAATGCCAGTTGACGGGCACGAAGGACGGGTGCGCGGTGGGTGAATGCGGCGCATGCACCGTCCTGCTGGATGACCAGCTGGTTCCCAGCTGCCTCGTGCTCGCCGTGGAAGCGCAGGGACGACGGGTGACCACCATCGAATCCCGCAGCGATGAGCGGATTGAGCGCATGCGCGCGTCGTTCCTCGAATCGGGCGCCTTTCAATGCGGCTTCTGCACGCCTGGCATGATCATCGCCGCGAGTCGGATCCGGGCGGGCGCCAGCCCTTCGGCGATTCGCGCGGCATTGGCTGGCAACATCTGTCGATGCACCGGATACACCAAGATTGTGCAGGCCGTGCAGCGCGCCCACGAGAGACGCAAACACCGTGGCTAAGCCGTCTCGCCTGGGCAGCATTGGGCAACGCGTCCAACGGGCCGATGGCCCCGCGAAGGTTGCGGGAGCGGCCGTGTATCCGCAGGACCTCCCGGTTCCGCGCGACTGCCTGCATGTCGCCACCGTACGTGCGGATGTGGCCTGCGGAATGCTCACGCGAATCGACGCGAGTCGCGCACTGACCTATCCCGGTGTGCGGCGCGTGCTCACGGCCGCCGATGTCCGCGGTACCAATCGGTTCGGGCTGATTCATGCCGACCAGCCCGTGCTGGTGGAATCGCGCATCTGCGGCGCCTCTGATGTGGTGGCGCTGGTGGTGGCAGACACGGAGCGGGCGGCGCGTGAAGGCGCGCGGCGTGTAAGGCTGTCCATATCACCCGTGGTCGGTCTCTTCGACCCGTCGATGGCGCTCCACGCGGACGCTCCTGTTGTCCATGCCGATCATCGCGCGCATGTGCGACATCCCAACCTGGTGGCGGAACGGGCGATTCGGCGCGGCCTGGTGGCGCGCGCGTTTGCGCGCGCTGCCGTGGTGATCGTCGGCGACTATGACACCGGGTTCGTTGAACATGCGTTCCTCGCGCCGGAAGCGGGTGTCGCCTACCACGATGCTGATGGACGCCTGACGATCCATGTGGCGACGCAATGGCCCGAGGCCGATTTGCGGCAGGCGGCGGTGGCGCTCGGGGAACCCCGCGAACGATTGCGGCTCGTGCAGGAAACGATTGGCGGCGCGTTTGGCGGGCGGGAAGACGTTTCGTTGCAGATTCTCCTGCTGCTGGCCGCGCGCGAAATGGCGCGCCCGGTCCGCATGGTGTGGGATCGCGCGGAATCCACCCGCGGGCATGGCAAGCGCCATCCGTTTCGCATCCACCACGAGCTGGCCGCCGATCACACGGGTCGTCTGCTCGCGGCCCGTGTCGATGTGCTCATAGACGCCGGATGCTACGCCAGCACCTCCGCGCAACTGCTCGACAACGCCCTGGTGCATGTGTGCGGGCCGTACGACATCGCAGCGGTCGCGTTGAGCGGGCGGGCGGTGTACACGAACAACCCGTTCACCTGTGCGTTTCGCGGATTCGGCGCCAATCAGGTTGCGTTCGCGATGGAGCAGCAGATGAACAAGCTCGCTCACGCGCTGACCCTCGATCCGGGCGAACTACGCCGGCGAAACCACGTGCGAGCGCCGGGCACGTTCGGAGCGGGCTCGACGCTGGCCAGCAGCGCCGGATTGCCAAAGGCGCTGACGGTGGCCCGGCAACGGGCGCGGGCTCTCAAACTCCCGTCGGCGACGAACACGGTGAAGTTCGGACGCGGGCTGGCAAGTGCCATGAAGAACATCGGATTCGGGTTCGGATTCGACGATCATGCCACTGCGGTGGTGCACGTCATGCGTGACCGTGCGACCGTGCGGGTGGGCGCAGCCGAGGTGGGACAGGGAGTGGCCACCGTACTGGCGCAGATTGCCGGCGCAACGCTGGGCCTGCCTGTTGATCGCATTCGGGTAGAGTGGCAGGATACCGACGTGGCGCCCGATGCGGGCAGCAGTTCCGCGTCCCGCCAGACCATCGCGTCCGGGAATGCCGTGTTACGCGCCTGCGAGCGCGCGCGCCGTTCGATGTCGGCACGGGGCGGCCTGGCCGCGCTCCCGAGTGAAGGTCTTACCGCGCGAGCAACCTTCCGATTCCCGAAGACCCGGGCGCTGGGCGTGGGGCGCGCCCGACATGTGGCGCTTTTCGGGTGGAGCACCTGCATTGTGGATGTCGCGGTCGACGTCGACACGGGACAGGTCTCGGTGGTGCGTGTGGTGAATGCCGTTGACGCCGGGCGAGTGATCAACCCCGTGCAATTTGAAGGGCAGGTGGAAGGCGGTGTGGTGATGGGACAGGGCTACGCGTTGCAGGAGCGCTGCCGCGTAGAGCGCGGGATGCCGGTAGCGACCGGATTCGAGGGGTGCGGTGTGCCGACGTCGGTGGATGCGGTGCCGGTCATCGAGATCATCGCAGTAGAGGATCGCGCGATGTCGGGGCCATTTGGGGCGCGGGGGATTGGGGAAATCACCATGATCCCGATAGTTCCCGCCATCACGGCCGCCATTCATGATGCCTGCGGTGTGTGGATCGATACGCTGCCGGCATCACCGGAGCGTATTCGCGAGGCGCTGGCCGCACAGCGCAACCGAGCGCCTACGAGTGGGTAGCAGGCGCGCGGTCGTGACGCGCGAGTGCGACGCGGAATGATCGGTTGGGACGCCAATGGCTCCAGTGACGATTGCCGGCGCGTTCAACCGGACCGTCCGACACGGTGCGCCCGTCAAAATCCAACGCCAGCACTACCACCAGTGTGCGCGCGATCATGACCGCCAGCCCCGCGCCGAAGCAGGAGTGCGTTCCGTCGCTGAAGGGACAGTACTCCGACTTCTCGTACTGACGACCGTCAAATCGTTCCGGACTGAAGGTCTTCGGATCCGGGAAGACGGCCGCATTGTCGTGGCATTCGCGCACGCAAATGCGCAGCAGCCAACCCTTCGGAATACGGAACCCGCCAATTGACAGCTCCTCAATCACCTCACGATAGAAGTACTCGCTCTGATGCATGCGCAGCGTCTCATTCACGAAATTCGTGGCCAACGCCTCGACGCGTGAACGGCCGGCGGTATCCGGGCGGGCCGCCGCTCGCAGCAGGAGCGCGGTACCGGGATGGTCGAAATACTCCTTGAGAATCCATCCCAGTAGGCCGTGCACATTGCTGCGGGTGACATGGACCATCAGCACCAGGTTCCCCAGCAGGATCTCGTCATCCAGATGGGCCGGATCCGCGCGCAGGATTTCACTCAACACCGATCGCGCCGGCTGGTGGCCGTCCCGCAGCTGGATGCGGATGGTGTCGCCAACCTCGTAGAAGCAGCGAGTCAATCGGCTGAACGTGGCCACACGTTGTTCCGGCCGCCGTTCGGCAAATGCCCGCGGCGACCCGAGCGCGTTGAACAGCTGCTGCATCTCATCCAGTCGCGCATCGTCGATGGGAATGCCGAACATGACGCGCAGCATGCTCACCACGGCAATGCGCGCCAGGAAGTCCTGCGGATCGACTCCTTGCCCCTGGTCCTGTGCCATCATCGCATCGAGTTGTTCACGCATCACCACCGCCACCCCGTCACGGCACTCGGCCACCACGCGACCACTCAGCGCGGTGCGCAAGATGCCGCGATACCGCGCATGCTGCTCGTCGTGCATGAACTCGATGTAGTTCCCCGGCGACAAGCGACCGAACGGCAGACTCGGTGGAGCAAGTCGCTGTGCCTGCGTGGTCAACACCGCAAGTCCGATCGGCAGGTCGACGACACACACCACCGGTCGATGGAACTGCGCCATCTTGAAGACGGGTCCGAATTGCCTGGCCGCCCGGGCATAGAAGTCCTCCTGCGCAATCGCGTCCAGCGAGGTGGCAAGACTCAATGATCCGGGTGGAAGCTTGCGGTGCATGCCATAGCCAGGACGCGCCCGCAGGAAGACCATCACCATGCAGACCGCGGCCGCGACCGGAACGATCCAGCGCGCACGCTCCGACAGCGACTCGCTCCAGCGAACCAGCGCCATCGCGGCCCCAATGCCGGCCACCATCACCAGCGCCAGCCACGGTCGCGCTTCCACCTCGTCGCGCACGGGGCGCTTGAGTATGACGCGAATGGCCGGGACCGCGGCCACCAGCAACAGCAACCACCGGATGGCCGTGTCGGCCGTGAGGTTCACGCCGGCATACCGGAGGGAGACTGCATGCCGGTACCCTTCCCGCGCGATGTCACCGTGACGTGCAGTTGCAGGCTTGGGCGCCAGAGCCCCCAATGTCTGTTGATGCGCCACGCAGCACCATCCCGCACGACCGCCATGTCGTAGCCAAGCGCCGCTTCCCGGACAAACGTCTTGGCGATTTCGACGGCGATATCCGCGCCGAGACAGGCGTGTTGGCCCGCGCCGAATGGACAGAAAGACTCATGATCGTATTCCCCAGTGACAAATCGCTCGGGCCGGAACTCTCTCGGCGACGGGAACCGCACAGGATGTTCGTGCGCCTCGCCCAGACACAGACGCACCAGCCAACCGGCCGGCACCATGTACGGTCCGATACGCAGATCGCGTGCGGCGACGCGATAGACATAGCGATTCTCATGCAGGCGAATCGTTTCGAGCACGAAACTGGTGGCCAGTGCGTCCAGCCGCGCCGGGTCGCCTTCGGTGGCGCGCAGTTGCATGGCCCACCGCGGGTCTTCCGCCAGACGCTTGACCAGCCAGCGCAGCAGGCCGCGCACCATGATACTGCCTTCCTTCACCATGAGAATCAGGTTGCCGATGACCGTCTCATCGGGTGCCTCCGTTGGGTGCGCCCGCACAATGGCGGACAGGACCGAGTGATCGTGCGCGTTTTCGAGCGACGACCCGCGGGCATCATCCGCCAAGGGCACGGATGGCGGTGTACAGCGCCTCGTAGGTCTGCTGCGTGACGCGGGGCGTGGGCAGGAACAACTCCACCGGGCGCAGCAACTGAATGAAGAGCGACTCGAGCTCGGCGCTGGAATCGCTGTCACGCGACACGCCAAGGACGCCTTGAATGAGACTGGTCATTGTCACCGGCAACAGGAACGGCTCCGGGTGGACGCCCGCCGAGCCGGACTGTCGGGCCATCTCCGCAAGCTGTCGACTGGCGGCGAGCCTGATGGTGGGCTGGCATTCCGCCAGCATGGCATTCGTGAACCCCGCCGCCAATATGCCACGGTACTTTGCGTGCACGTCACCGTTCATGTACTCGACATATCCGCCGGGGACGAGACGGTTGAACGACCAGTCTGACTGGCCCAGGGCGTCATCGTCCCGATGCAGGAGCTGCTGCGCGATCGTCATGTCGGTGACACACACAACGGGACGATGGATCTGCCGCATCTTGAACACCGGGCCCCATTGCCGCTCGGCGCGCGCGTAGAAGTCGTGGTCGCCAATGGCGTCCAGCGACGTCGCCAATCCGAGTGAACCGGGCGGGAGTCCGCGCGACATGCCATAGCTGGCGCGCGCGTGGAATGCGACGACCAGTGCGCCGATCACTACGATCACCACAAGGCTGCGCCGGAAGATATCCGAGTGGAGACTCACCCGGACGACCACCGCCAGTACCAACACGGCCGCGCCGACCGCGAACACGCCCAGCGCGGGATGTGCACGGAATTCGCGCCGCACGGGTTCCTTGAGCAGCACGCGCATCACCGGCGCCGCCGCGACCACCAGCGCGAGCACTTCCAGCCACAGTTCCATGTTCGAGATGATGTTCATCGACCGAACGCGTCGGCATGGTGCTCCGACCCGAGCGGCGTGACCACGATCTGTCGTTTGGCACTGGGTCGCCAGTGATGACGATGTCGAGTCCCGCGCTCGAGCGGACCATCGCGCACCACGCGCCAGGAATATCCGTGGCAGAGTTCTTCAACGAGAATGCGGCCGAGGAAGTGCACCAGTGGAACACCCAGGCAGCCGTGCCCGTCGGCGCCAAACGGGGAGAACTCGCTGCGGCCGAATGCGCGTCCAATGAAACGGTCAGGATCGAAGCGGTCGGGATTCGGGAAGATGGCTGGGTCCCGGTGACTCTCGGCGATGCACAGTCGCAGCAGCCACCCGGCGGGAATCGTATAGCCTTCAAACGCAATCGGGCGAACGATGCGGCGATACAGGAACTCACTCTGTTCCATACGCACGGTTTCGAGCACCACCCGCGCACCGATATCGGAAGGCTGCGCGCCCTTTGGCGCACCCGTCGCGCGAAGTGCCGCGCGCACCGTAACCTGCCACTCCGGATGCTCAGTCAACTCATACAGCACCCAGTCCAGCAGTGCCGTGGCATCTCCGACGCCCAGGCGGAAGATGAAGAAGAGGTTCCGGATCCTGGTTTCGTTGTCCAGCGCCGTCGGATCCGCCGCCAGGAGAGCACCCAGGGCAGAACCGGACGATATCTCGCGACCATTCGCGAGATCCTCACGCACCTTGTTGCGAAGAATGTCCGTCGCGCTGACAAACGCGCCTTCCATTTGCCGGCGCCATGCACGTCCACCGGATCGGTCAAGCACCAGGGCGCGGTGGGCCCGTTCCAATTCGAGGACGCGCGGGTCGGACGGTTCAATCCCGAAGAACACTTTTGCCAGCGACCGCAGCACCCACTGACTGATGTACTCCCGCGCCCGCACACCACCGTCAGCATGCCGGGAATCCTCAGCCAGCGTGGACAACATGGTGCGACACGCCGCGCGCACCGCGTCTTCGTTGGGTTCGAGTTCGAGTGTGGAGAATGCATTGCGGAACAGCGGCCCTTCCTGTTTGTGATCGTCGCCGGACATGTAGCGAAGCGACCCCTTGGGCACAAATCGGTTGTACGGCAGCGACGCGCCGGCCAGCGCCTCCGGATGCGAATGCAACAGGTCGCGGATATGGGTGAGGCCAACCACGCACAGGACCGGACGACCGAACTGGCTCATCTTGAAGACCGGTCCGTGGAGGCGGGCCTGATTCCCGTAGTAGTCACGATCATCAATCGCATCGAGCGAGGCGTTGATGCCTAGCGAGCCGGGCGGCCAATGTCGCGCCTGTCCGTACGATGGTCGCGCACGCCACCAGGCCATTGCCCATCCCGCCAGCGAGACCACCGCCGCGACGTGCAGTGCGACGGGCCAGCGCAACACCACGGCAACGGCGGCCATGCCAGTCAGGATTGCGACGCCCCCACCGGCCAGTGCCAGGTGCGGCAGCGCCACCATGTCGCGACGGAACGGCGGCTTGAGGCCGATCCGTACCAGTTGGCCGGCGGCGACTACGACGAGGGCAATTTCGAAGAGACGGAGCATGTTCACGGTAGCGGTGAAGCTATGCCGCCGGCCCCATCCTCACCACCAGCGCACGCGACGCATCTGCGGTCCGTGCGCGTGGCTGGCGCCCTCAGCTCACTTCATGTTGCGGATGGCATTCATCGCGATATCGTGTCGTGCCTTGGATGTGTTGGACAGCGTCTGCAACTTGCGACCCTCGCTTTCGAATGTGGTCTGGAGGCGGACAATGTCCGCCGCCGGTACGCCGTGCTGGCGTTTGCCGGTGGCCATACCACTGCCGCGCTCCCGCGCGGTCAGCACGCGATCATACGCGCTCTTGATCCACGCCGAGTGCGACGTGTATTCCACGCGGTCCCGATCGTTCAGTCCTGCTGGCGCCGGTGCGTCTATCAGCTTCTTGAGGGTGGCAAGCACTTCGTCCGGAGACATGGCAGCCGACGTCGCAACGCGCGGTGCGACCGGCGTCGCGACTTGCGCGCGAAGGTGCAACGGCGTGACCGACAGGACCGCAGCGGCGAACGCGAAACGCACTGTGACGAATCTCATGTGCTCTCCAGAAAGGGGATCGCCGCGCGCGGCGCGGACACTGACGGGACACGCGACCGAAGCCGGGCGGCCCACGCCACCAGGGCATCGTAATAGTCCAGATAGAACACCGGGGCGGACGTTCCGTCCGGCGGCAGGTCCGGCCGTTCGCCGCCCAGAATATCCGCTGCGGCCTTCAACCGCGCGACAACACTGTGCGTACCCGACTCGAGAAATCCCGGTCCACGCACCCGCTCGCCGCCCGCGTACCGTCGCGCTGCCGCCACCCACGTGAGCGGCGAGGGCACCTGGAAACCCGCCGCCTCAAGTGCGCTCCCATGCGTGCGCCACAACCACGGGCTCTGCGTATGCAGCAACAGGTCGAGTACCTCGACGGTCATCGCCTCGGCTCGCGACGTTGTGCGAATGGCATCTATCGACGGCACCACCTGGAGCCCTGGGAGTTCGAGCACATGCGACAGCCAGGGTGCCGGCGGCCGAACCAGCGCTTGCGCCCGCGCGGCGTACTCGCAACAGTCCGCCAGCAGACTGCCGTTCCGGGCGTCGGTGCGCCGAGGGTCCATCCGCTGCGATGTCTCGCGACGACTCCGGAGCGGCTCCCCCCACCGACCTTCCAGCACGCCCAGCGCATTGGCCATCTCCAGCGCGAACTTTCGCAGATTGCGGCGATTCCCCTGACGAATCGCCGTCGGGATGAAGTGCTCGAACCAGAAGACCAGGCGCCGCGCCGTCTCCAACGGTGGAATCGGTCGCGCTGGAATGGCCGGTGGCGGCCCGTACACGGTGACCGCGAAACGTCGATCGAGCGACGCCCGATACGGATCGGTGACCGCGAACTCGTCGAGATCGGCCTGCGTGAACAGTTGGCACTCGCCAAGTCTCGGGAACGCCAGACGCGCCAATCGGTAGCGCCGCCGCAACGTCTCGATCTCGACGCCGGACGCCGGATCGATGACCATGGCCAGATCCAGATCGCTGAGCGGAAAGACCGCTTCACCTGCCGCCACACTCCGCCGGATGTAAATCGTTCGCACAATCGGCGAGGCCAGCACAGTCCGACCGAGAACTCGGCCGGCCCATTGGTAGATCGCGGTTGACGGTGAGTCGTGTAGCAGCGATACCTCCAGAACTCAGAAGCGACGGTCGATGACGTTCGGCGACCACTGAACCCATACGCGGCTCCACGTGATCCCGAAAGTCCGATTCGAGCAGTTCATCGACTACCCCGCCCAGCGCAGCGGGTGGGCCTATGCCCAGCGATCACTGGCGCCGCTCCTCACTGACGCCCCGGACGCCATCGTGCTCGACACGATGATCGAACGCAATTTTGCCCGGGAGCTTGATCTTGCCACCAGCGAAGGGCGGATCCCCTACTGCCAGCCGTGGGCGGGCTTCATCCATGCACCACCGGATGTACCCCGTTGGCAGGACACCAGCAAGTCGCTTCGACACATCGCCACGCTCGACCAGTGGCGGGACAGCCTCCCTTCATGTCGCGGATTGATCACGCTGTCGCGGGATTTGCGCGACTGGGTACGTGCACAGGTGCCCGATGTTCCCGTGCTGGCCCTGCACCATCCCACGGAATTTCCGGCACGCACCTTCGATTTCGACACCTATGTGCGCCACGGAC encodes:
- a CDS encoding FAD binding domain-containing protein, with product MHPAADLTTALLALSASVELVTASPGATIRLVPLAELLARRGARANGRTFIVAVRVPKCGHSAFEKLGTRHAFSRSVVAVAVAIRDGLHCVSIGGIGARPFIAGRVSTSLDARVAIASALDAECRVVAIPGSTNAHRDLAEALIDRARRRASRARTRGEA
- a CDS encoding (2Fe-2S)-binding protein; this encodes MKVSLQVNDELVSREIEPGTTLLEMLRSECQLTGTKDGCAVGECGACTVLLDDQLVPSCLVLAVEAQGRRVTTIESRSDERIERMRASFLESGAFQCGFCTPGMIIAASRIRAGASPSAIRAALAGNICRCTGYTKIVQAVQRAHERRKHRG
- a CDS encoding molybdopterin-dependent oxidoreductase, encoding MAKPSRLGSIGQRVQRADGPAKVAGAAVYPQDLPVPRDCLHVATVRADVACGMLTRIDASRALTYPGVRRVLTAADVRGTNRFGLIHADQPVLVESRICGASDVVALVVADTERAAREGARRVRLSISPVVGLFDPSMALHADAPVVHADHRAHVRHPNLVAERAIRRGLVARAFARAAVVIVGDYDTGFVEHAFLAPEAGVAYHDADGRLTIHVATQWPEADLRQAAVALGEPRERLRLVQETIGGAFGGREDVSLQILLLLAAREMARPVRMVWDRAESTRGHGKRHPFRIHHELAADHTGRLLAARVDVLIDAGCYASTSAQLLDNALVHVCGPYDIAAVALSGRAVYTNNPFTCAFRGFGANQVAFAMEQQMNKLAHALTLDPGELRRRNHVRAPGTFGAGSTLASSAGLPKALTVARQRARALKLPSATNTVKFGRGLASAMKNIGFGFGFDDHATAVVHVMRDRATVRVGAAEVGQGVATVLAQIAGATLGLPVDRIRVEWQDTDVAPDAGSSSASRQTIASGNAVLRACERARRSMSARGGLAALPSEGLTARATFRFPKTRALGVGRARHVALFGWSTCIVDVAVDVDTGQVSVVRVVNAVDAGRVINPVQFEGQVEGGVVMGQGYALQERCRVERGMPVATGFEGCGVPTSVDAVPVIEIIAVEDRAMSGPFGARGIGEITMIPIVPAITAAIHDACGVWIDTLPASPERIREALAAQRNRAPTSG
- a CDS encoding cytochrome P450, translating into MNLTADTAIRWLLLLVAAVPAIRVILKRPVRDEVEARPWLALVMVAGIGAAMALVRWSESLSERARWIVPVAAAVCMVMVFLRARPGYGMHRKLPPGSLSLATSLDAIAQEDFYARAARQFGPVFKMAQFHRPVVCVVDLPIGLAVLTTQAQRLAPPSLPFGRLSPGNYIEFMHDEQHARYRGILRTALSGRVVAECRDGVAVVMREQLDAMMAQDQGQGVDPQDFLARIAVVSMLRVMFGIPIDDARLDEMQQLFNALGSPRAFAERRPEQRVATFSRLTRCFYEVGDTIRIQLRDGHQPARSVLSEILRADPAHLDDEILLGNLVLMVHVTRSNVHGLLGWILKEYFDHPGTALLLRAAARPDTAGRSRVEALATNFVNETLRMHQSEYFYREVIEELSIGGFRIPKGWLLRICVRECHDNAAVFPDPKTFSPERFDGRQYEKSEYCPFSDGTHSCFGAGLAVMIARTLVVVLALDFDGRTVSDGPVERAGNRHWSHWRPNRSFRVALARHDRAPATHS
- a CDS encoding cytochrome P450, translated to MPLADDARGSSLENAHDHSVLSAIVRAHPTEAPDETVIGNLILMVKEGSIMVRGLLRWLVKRLAEDPRWAMQLRATEGDPARLDALATSFVLETIRLHENRYVYRVAARDLRIGPYMVPAGWLVRLCLGEAHEHPVRFPSPREFRPERFVTGEYDHESFCPFGAGQHACLGADIAVEIAKTFVREAALGYDMAVVRDGAAWRINRHWGLWRPSLQLHVTVTSRGKGTGMQSPSGMPA
- a CDS encoding cytochrome P450: MNIISNMELWLEVLALVVAAAPVMRVLLKEPVRREFRAHPALGVFAVGAAVLVLAVVVRVSLHSDIFRRSLVVIVVIGALVVAFHARASYGMSRGLPPGSLGLATSLDAIGDHDFYARAERQWGPVFKMRQIHRPVVCVTDMTIAQQLLHRDDDALGQSDWSFNRLVPGGYVEYMNGDVHAKYRGILAAGFTNAMLAECQPTIRLAASRQLAEMARQSGSAGVHPEPFLLPVTMTSLIQGVLGVSRDSDSSAELESLFIQLLRPVELFLPTPRVTQQTYEALYTAIRALGG
- a CDS encoding cytochrome P450; the protein is MLRLFEIALVVVAAGQLVRIGLKPPFRRDMVALPHLALAGGGVAILTGMAAVAVVLRWPVALHVAAVVSLAGWAMAWWRARPSYGQARHWPPGSLGINASLDAIDDRDYYGNQARLHGPVFKMSQFGRPVLCVVGLTHIRDLLHSHPEALAGASLPYNRFVPKGSLRYMSGDDHKQEGPLFRNAFSTLELEPNEDAVRAACRTMLSTLAEDSRHADGGVRAREYISQWVLRSLAKVFFGIEPSDPRVLELERAHRALVLDRSGGRAWRRQMEGAFVSATDILRNKVREDLANGREISSGSALGALLAADPTALDNETRIRNLFFIFRLGVGDATALLDWVLYELTEHPEWQVTVRAALRATGAPKGAQPSDIGARVVLETVRMEQSEFLYRRIVRPIAFEGYTIPAGWLLRLCIAESHRDPAIFPNPDRFDPDRFIGRAFGRSEFSPFGADGHGCLGVPLVHFLGRILVEELCHGYSWRVVRDGPLERGTRHRHHWRPSAKRQIVVTPLGSEHHADAFGR